In the Ipomoea triloba cultivar NCNSP0323 chromosome 6, ASM357664v1 genome, one interval contains:
- the LOC116023529 gene encoding zinc finger BED domain-containing protein RICESLEEPER 2-like — MSYASYNTVDQYSSPSVGSSDLPIDMAEGNEANVDLIGLECDAGKDVTKEVEEVEGDYLDSKLQKRVLNFVEVLPPHTGTCVCDAIYKCLQEWSIEEKVWTITVDNASYNDSAVRLLHDSLSFHTNLPLDGKLFHIRCCAHILNILVQDGLSEIKSIIENVRDSVKYISASPQRLHSFNEICKQLQVPSKKLILDCCTRWNATFVMLSCALDFKQVFPRYQLRDPNYNCLPSNDD, encoded by the exons ATGTCTTATGCAAGTTACAACACAGTTGATCAATATTCAAGTCCAAGTGTTGGTTCTTCAGACTTACCAATAGATATGGCAGAAGGAAATGAAGCAAATGTAGACCTAATTGGGTTAGAATGTGATGCTGGAAAGGATGTTACTAAGGAAGTTGAAGAAGTGGAAGGGGACT ACTTGGATAGTAAGTTGCAGAAAAGAGTTTTGAACTTTGTTGAAGTTCTTCCTCCACATACTGGTACATGTGTTTGTGATGCAATATACAAATGCTTGCAAGAATGGAGTATTGAAGAGAAAGTGTGGACAATCACGGTGGATAATGCCTCATATAATGATTCAGCTGTGAGATTGTTACATGACTCTCTTTCTTTCCATACAAATTTGCCACTTGATGGTAAGTTATTTCATATTCGTTGTTGTGCACACATATTGAACATTCTTGTGCAAGATGGTCTTTCTGAGATTAAGTCTATCATTGAAAATGTGAGAGATAGTGTCAAGTACATTAGTGCCTCACCTCAACGATTGCATAGTTTTAATGAGATTTGCAAACAGCTTCAAGTGCCTAGCAAGAAGTTGATTTTAGATTGCTGCACTAGGTGGAATGCAACATTTGTTATGTTGTCCTGTGCTTTGGATTTTAAGCAAGTATTCCCCCGATATCAACTTCGAGATCCGAATTATAATTGCTTGCCTTCTAATGATGATTGA
- the LOC116023531 gene encoding uncharacterized protein LOC116023531 encodes MFEAVDCPEERRVEIATFYLQQEADNWWSMMGPMYRQEGEFQWTDLKARMRDRFYPEHVKSAKYEEFLHLRQGTTSIQDYFAKYLELARFVPALAPDEPSKARKFCQTLGEAYSKAAKHYRIQQMQKEVREKGKRRFEGSSKGGEKKSKMSQGETVQEYQRSGIPRPRRDYPTQSAGMTGRGWMKERHFHCKRCGKDHPGVDCIGMPVECFNCGKKGHHSFECQTSTRERSFCPSQSQGKTQ; translated from the exons ATGTTTGAGGCTGTAGATTGTCCTGAAGAAAGGAGGGTGGAGATAGCTACATTCTATCTCCAGCAAGAAGCTGACAATTGGTGGAGTATGATGGGACCCATGTATCGGCAAGAGGGAGAATTTCAATGGACTGACCTTAAGGCTCGAATGCGGGATCGTTTTTATCCCGAGCATGTTAAGTCCGCCAAGTATGAGGAATTTCTGCATCTACGTCAAGGGACGACATCTATTCAGGACTACTTTGCTAAATATCTTGAGCTGGCACGATTTGTTCCTGCCCTAGCCCCGGATGAGCCAAGCAAGGCTAGGAAGTTT TGTCAGACTCTTGGAGAGGCTTATAGTAAGGCTGCCAAACATTATCGAATCCAGCAGATGCAGAAGGAGGTTCGTGAGAAGGGTAAGAGGAGATTTGAAGGTAGTAGCAAAGGGGGAGAGAAGAAATCTAAGATGAGTCAAGGAGAGACTGTTCAGGAGTACCAAAGAAGTGGGATTCCCAGACCTAGGAGGGATTACCCAACTCAAAGTGCGGGGATGACCGGTAGAGGATGGATGAAGGAGAGGCATTTCCATTGTAAAAGATGTGGGAAGGATCATCCCGGTGTCGATTGTATAGGGATGCCGGTAGAGTGCTTCAACTGTGGGAAGAAGGGCCATCACTCATTTGAGTGTCAAACTAGCACGAGGGAAAGGTCATTCTGTCCTAGTCAAAGTCAAGGAAAGACCCAATAA